TTTAGAacattttgatgtttttttttccattatagTGTCAAGGTACCAGGTACACCACCTTACTGTTTGAATTTGAATGAGAGTTTTCAAAGAAATTAATTAATGAATCATCTGCCTGTCTTCCCGATCACCCCCTTTCCCTTCAAAAACACTCACCAAAACCGTTCTCTTTCAGGCCGACGCTCTGTGGTGTCCCAGAACCGTGCGTGTTTGATGGCATTCTGCACCCTCTCATCCTGATTCTCAATCTGGTTGCTTGGATCATCCGCAAGTGCCATGATCTGAGCAGGTATTCCTTTGACTAGTCTGGATTTAGTCAGCCAGAGTGACTGTTTTACACCTGAAATATGCAAAGGAACGGAGTGGGCGTTATCATTACTGGCAATGCGTCTCGAATGTGCATTTAATTGTGTAAGGTAATGCAGCCCGGTTTCCCCACATAGCTTCTGCTagtgaaaaataaaacacactaTAGCATACCTTCCGTTAACTTTGTGCGTTGATGGAATACATGGCAGGATTTGTCTTTATACAGTGGCATTTCCTCGTGGCTAGATGACCTGTGATGAAGAGGGTCCTTGTGGTTGGGCTTCCAGGGTGGAAATATTGGTTTCGCCAACACAGGAACATAGTGCATTCTCTCGGCGTATGTGATCTTTTCAAGGCCGTTTATTTCTATGTTTTCTTTAGGCTTTTTCCTTGGAACAGCTTTTCCGCAGACAGATGAACTGCTAGAAAGCAAACGATGGCCATGACGACTGGAAGGAAGTTCAATTTCAAATAGTGAACGTACAGAATGCTCTAGCCCAGGTATAGCTATGCCTCGATGAAATGATGTCTTGAGCATTTTTATAAATACAGCGCCTTCAGTATAAACTGACAAAACCTCAATTTTCTGACTCCTAAATGTGACACTACCGCACCAAGGGCGCAGACATGTTTGAGCATGCGCAGTACTAGTTTTGGCTTCCTCTTTGGTCAGTAGACAGTTACTGTACAAGAGAAGCTGCCATCTACTGGTTATACTTGTAAGTGGTAACATGATGGTTGAAACCCTGAGCTGAACTGCTATACATACAAATCTTACATCTTTCTCACTCTAATACTGAGTGAATATCAGTGACATATTCACTTGTAAATTGGATGTGttgtaaccccccccacacacacacacacgcgcacacacacatacaccatgtgTTTTGTATCAGTTATGTTGAtgcagaataggcctatttgcattTTTTCCCCCTACTGTACCAGCCAACTCAGAAAGCCCTCAGTACAGTAATTTATTTAAGCTGTGACAAGCCATAATGCCTTGCCAACTTTGCTAGACTGTCTCGCATTAACGTGCCTTCACTTTGTTAACCGTGCCATGCTGCCAGTGCATTCAGAGTGCATTACAGGGTCATTAAAACTTAATGCCATCTCTCCAAATAGTGTCCTGACAAGTCACCTGGGTGCACTTGATACCACTCATTAAAGTTTCGGGAAGGTGAGGACAGGCTGGCCTATCCGGTTCCTCATTCAATGTGGGGATGAATTTTTCAGTGTTGTACCACTTCTGCTCTTGCCTTTGGCTTCGCTACTGAGATGTGGACTTTGACGTACTGCTGTTTTGCCAGTGCCAATTGCCATGTTAACTATTGTATTTAGAGCGTGACAGACAAAAACAGAAGACCATTTCAAAATGGCTTTACGGATGGTCCTTCTTCACCTGGTTGTTTTTGTCTGCAAAGCTTTTTCAAAAAGAGGTAAGAATTCTTCTTCCAACATAATTAAGATGTTTAGACCTCCACTGTATGTCTGGGGTAAAGATGACTAGGCCAGCAgggtttttaattattttttttttacataagttCTGAAAAGGAATGAGACAAGCTATTTAAAAACACCAGATCCAAGAAGAACAAATGACTCTTAAGTCATTAATGAAGTATCCACCGGGAATTGTAGGCTTTGTCTTTAAGAGTTTCTATTAGGCTATTGTAGGCTATTAAAAAAGTGTGATGTTTCCCacaatttgtctttttttttacttgaaattATTTACTGCttgctctttttttcttcatGCTTCACTCTGATATTCACTTACAGTGACCATGTGTTTAAAACAAATAGTATTCAATGTGAAATGCTCATATAGTTTGATAAAAGTGACATTCTTTTCAAAACCAACAGGTGTGTTAATGTGTTCAAAGTAATATTGTTTTGAATGAGACACAACACGTGTAAACAAAAAACACCATGAACATTCACTTCAGTTTGGGTACAAAGAAAATGTGCACAGACATGATAAAACTAATGTGGAAATTGATgagtgttttttgtatttttcttcaCAGGTGTAAAATGTGGTGGTATTTTATCAGCTAGCACAGGAAATATTTCCAGCCCCAACTTTCCCGGCTTGTACCCCTACAACATAGAATGTGTTTGGCTTATTGTGGTGTCAGAAGGCTCGTCGGTGCTTCTCACATTTCACTACTTTGAACTGGAGTATCATGCCAACTGCTCCTATGACTACATCAAAATCTACAATGGCATCTCCGAAGACGAAGGGAACCTCCTGGGAACGTTCTGTGGGGACACGTCCCCTCCCCAGTTCAGCTCCTTTTGGAATGTTATGTCCATCATCTTCCACTCTGACCGCCATGTAGCTCACAGAGGATTCACAGTGGGCTATAGGAGAGGTATCTCTATATATAGGCTTTCATGTACAGACTGTTGGTTTGTCTATGTTGGCATAGCCTACAAAACACAAAATGTCAATGTGTTATACTGTACAAGTGATTATGCATGTGTTATACAAGTCTGTTAGAAGTCTATTGTGATTTCTTTAACATTTGTTCCTTCAGTTATGTGTACATTGTCCTCTGTGTCttgtctctctttcattttgtCAGATATGTGTGGAGGAGTTCTGACTGGTTTGTCTGGAATCATCTCCAATCCAGGCTACCCACATGAATATAGTAATAATGCAGACTGCTCGTGGACTGTGCATGTCTCTAATCGCAGTGTGGTGAGCTTGGTTTTCCTAGACTTTCAATTAGAGAACAATGAAGGCTGCAACTTTGACTATGTAGCCCTTTTTGACGGCCCCACGACAAAAGATAAGCATCTTGGAAACTACTGTGGAGGTGATAAACCCCCAGACACCATCACCACATCAAACCAATTGCTTGTTGTTTTCAAGTCTGACTTCAACATTGGTGGGAGGGGATTTCGTGCACATTACTATTCAGGTAACTTGCACCACTGTTATCTAATTTATAATACTGGATTATCTTGTGATGCAAGCAACtgatttttatttattgattgatttgtttcatttttcttttcgcAATGAAAGCGGAATGTCAGCAAATTATAACCTCCATCAGTGGCAACTTCACCAGTCCAAACTATCCCCACATCTACCCAAACAACATCAACTGTCACTGGACGATCAGCCTGTCCGCTGGGTACAGAGTGAAGCTTTCCTTCCCTGTCATGGAGCTGGAGGACCAGAACAGCCTGACGGGCAGCTGTGACTATGACTATGTGGCCGTGTATGACGGGAGCAGTGAGTCTGACCCTCTGCTGGGTCGCTGGTGCGGCTCAGAGCAGGCTCCCTCCGTGCTCTCCAAGGGCAACAAGCTCTTGGTGGTACTCACCACAGACCGAAACTATGCCTTTAACGGTTTCTTGGCCTCCTATATAGGAGGTGAGTGACAACACAATTCCTGCACCTTCTAAAGGTAAGGTGCGTTAGTTGGGTTTTTGTTAATGTACTGTTAAAATGTGCTGTGTAGTTTGTCTTGCACCAGTAAATGTTAAATTAGTAGCACTACACGGTATTTCAGATGGGCACAAATGAGAATTATTACaacaatacagtcagtcattgTCCATTACACTTTTATCACTTTTGAAATGTAAGTGAATTCCTTGCTCTTCTGT
This genomic interval from Engraulis encrasicolus isolate BLACKSEA-1 chromosome 16, IST_EnEncr_1.0, whole genome shotgun sequence contains the following:
- the cdcp2 gene encoding CUB domain-containing protein 2, giving the protein MALRMVLLHLVVFVCKAFSKRGVKCGGILSASTGNISSPNFPGLYPYNIECVWLIVVSEGSSVLLTFHYFELEYHANCSYDYIKIYNGISEDEGNLLGTFCGDTSPPQFSSFWNVMSIIFHSDRHVAHRGFTVGYRRDMCGGVLTGLSGIISNPGYPHEYSNNADCSWTVHVSNRSVVSLVFLDFQLENNEGCNFDYVALFDGPTTKDKHLGNYCGGDKPPDTITTSNQLLVVFKSDFNIGGRGFRAHYYSAECQQIITSISGNFTSPNYPHIYPNNINCHWTISLSAGYRVKLSFPVMELEDQNSLTGSCDYDYVAVYDGSSESDPLLGRWCGSEQAPSVLSKGNKLLVVLTTDRNYAFNGFLASYIGVVPINISCTRSEFQIQISRQSLPQLDDESIYLGNTGCPAQITPTAYKILARFDGICGTAGQKRHNITMLVNSLYIDLSDGKKQNVQEYEVLCDAQRKLAYVNIISIEERNRLNELARLALESIDQGDGGSESKGPHETSDIVFISICVLAVILMLIAIVWLVLL